Within Opitutales bacterium, the genomic segment GGTAGCCGCAACGCCGGCTTTGGTGGTGTTGCGCGTCGCGCGACTTTGATCCGCAGGTTTAGAGACAGATACCCTAACGTATTGTTATTGGATGCCGGTGATATCTTTCAAGGCACACCCTATTTCAATTTTTTCAAAGGCGAACCAGAGATTAAGGCAATGACTGCGCTCGGGTATGACTGTGCCACTCCGGGAAACCATGATTTCGATGCTGGCGTCGATGGCTTGGCGAAGGCATTACAGTTTGCTCGGTTCCCCTTGGTTAGTGCCAACCTTGACGCATCCGGTTCGATTTTAGAGGGAGCTTGGAAACCGTGGATAACCCGGTTGTTTGGTGATTACAAAGTGGGTATTTTCGGGCTGACCGTCAAGTTGGCGGGCCTGGTGCCCAGCGCATTGTTTGCGGGAGTGAATTGGAGTGATCCTGTTACCGCAGCGCGCAAGTCGGTTGCAGAGCTCGAGGCTGAAGGGTGCCATGCTATCATTTGTTTATCGCACCTAGGGTTTGGTGACGATCTGCACGAAGACAAAATGCTTGCTCGTGAAGTGCCGGGTATCGATCTGATTGTGGGTGGGCATACGCATCGATTTCTTGATGAGCCTGTCGAGGTGCAAAGTCATACAGGGACTTCGGTGGCCATCACTCAACAAGGTTGGGCAGGTATACGCCTCGGAGCGATGCGGGCTACGCTCGACACGTCGAAACCTTTCCGTCTAGCCCAGCACAAGGGAATCCCCATTCGCGGTGCGTGGGGATAGGGCTGCCGCTTCCGAGTCGTGATCGAGTTCTGAAACTTGGAGTCTCGTCTTAGCTTTCTTGAGTGCTCAGGAGAATAGAGCTCAACGCGAATTTATACCTTGTACGCCTCTATCGCGTAATCCGGGTTCAAAATATACTTGTGGCGCGGTGTTTTCTGGCTCATTTGTTTGCATAACGGCGCGGTAGCCAAGTGGTAAGGCCGAGGTCTGCAAAATC encodes:
- a CDS encoding metallophosphoesterase, which produces MHLITRRFVINRMLRSLSLVASGLPFARAQAQRPAPPQGASELLILSTNDTHSRLDPFPNDGSRNAGFGGVARRATLIRRFRDRYPNVLLLDAGDIFQGTPYFNFFKGEPEIKAMTALGYDCATPGNHDFDAGVDGLAKALQFARFPLVSANLDASGSILEGAWKPWITRLFGDYKVGIFGLTVKLAGLVPSALFAGVNWSDPVTAARKSVAELEAEGCHAIICLSHLGFGDDLHEDKMLAREVPGIDLIVGGHTHRFLDEPVEVQSHTGTSVAITQQGWAGIRLGAMRATLDTSKPFRLAQHKGIPIRGAWG